ACCAGTCGGCTCAGGATATTTCCAGGATCATCAAGGCCATCGACGAGATCGCCTTCCAGACCAACCTGCTGGCGCTGAACGCCGCGGTGGAGGCGGCCCGGGCCGGCCAGCACGGCAAGGGCTTCGCGGTCGTCGCCGAGGAGGTGCGCAACCTCGCCGCGCGCAGCGCCAAGGCCGCCAAGGAAACGGCGCAGCTCCTGGAGAGCTCGAGCACGAAGACCGACAGAGGCACCGTTATCGCCGACCGCACCGCCAAAGCCCTGAACGAGATCGTCGCCGGAGTGACCCAGGTCACCGACCTCGTGGGAGAGATCAGCGCGGCGGCCAACGACCAGGCCGAGGGGATCGCCCAGGTCAACCAGGGGCTGACGCAGATCGACCAAGTCACCCAGCAGAATACCGCCACCGCCGAAGAGAGCGCCGCAGCCGCCCAGGAGCTGGCCGGCCTGGCCGGACAGCAACAGCAGATGCTCACCCGCTTCCGCCTGACGGACTCCGGGGAACAGGCTCCGCAGCTGACGATGCCGACGCCGCCCTCCCTCCCCCGAGAGCCGGTTTCGATGGGCTGGGATGACCTCGAGGGAGCCAAAGGCGGTCCCAGCCCGGAAGAGCCGTCCCCACCCGGCGAGGGCGAAGGGCTGGTCATCGCCCTGGACGATACCGAGTTCGGGAAGTACTAAAAGGGCCCGAGGTCACAGGATTGGCACCTCCTGTCAAGACCATGCCCTTCCTGGACCTCCACCCCTTTCATTTATGCAGGAATCAACACGCATGAAAGGGGAAAAAGACCCGTCAGCCTTGGCACAACAATTGTTATCTCCCTTAAATCACGAAGGGAAACAAGAACCGCCGGGTCGCCGGAGAGATCATGGCCTCGCAGCAAAAAGCCCCCTCTTCGAACGGAAGAGGGGTTTTTTCTCAAAAATGTAATTCTTTCTAAACTTCAGAGGGTGCCCGTGCCGATAAATACAAAGTCCAGAGGTAAACATCCGCGGACAGAGTCCCCTGCCGTTCCGGTCAATCCGAATCAGGCGGAAAGGAAGAGACCATGACATCGAGCAGCAACGCCAACGTGCTGGACCAGGGCCTCCTGGGCGAAGAGGAGGAAGACACCCTGAGCGGGAAATTCCTCACCTTCCGCCTCGGCCGGGAGGACTTCGGCCTCGAAATCCGCTATGTCACCGAGATCGTCGGCCTGCAGAAGATCACCGAACTGCCGGACATGCCCGGCTACGTCAAGGGGGTGATCAACCTGCGCGGTGCGGTGATCCCCGTCATTGACGTACGGGTGCGCTTCCGTCTCGAGCCCCGGGAATACGACGAGCGGACCTGTATCGTCGTAGCCCAGCTGCAAAACCGGGCCATGGGCCTGGTCGTTGACCAGGTCAACGAGGTCACGGAAATTCCAGCCGGCCAGATAGAACCGCCGCCGCGGGCGGGTAGCGCCAGCGGTGGCGGCTTCATTCAGGGTCTCGGCAAGATCGGGGAGGATGTCAAGATTCTGCTCGATACGGAAAAACTCCTCTCAGATCAGGAACTCGACCTGGTCAGTTCGCTGGCGGCCGATTAAGACCCTAAAGCGAGCGAGCCCCTTAGCTCCCATCTCCCGGAGATCTCAATGCGCATCGGTATCCAACTCAAAGTGTCCCTCTTTCTGGCCCTGGTCCTGGCCCTGGTTTTCGGCCTGAACACGGTGGTCACGGTCTGGCAGACCACCGGTCTGCTCGCCGAGTCGGCCGCCTCATCCAAGGCCTCCCTCAAGGAATCGGCCTTCGACCAGGCCCGCAGCGTCTTTACCAGCCTGCAGATCGGGACCAGGGGATCCCTGCAACAGGGGGACATGGAGTTGTTCGACCGGCTGCTGACCGATCTCGGCGCCATCGCCCAGGTCCGGGAAATCGGCCTGGCCGATCCCGGGGGGGTCATCAACTACGCCAACCGGCCCCAGGCCCTTGCGACCTCCCTCGACGAGGCCTTTCTGCAAAAAACCCTGTCTGAACGGGAGAGCCTCCATCACGAGGAACTTGGCGATGACCTCCTGCTGGCCCGGCCCCAGCGCCTGGAGAGCGCCTGTCTCGAATGCCACGAGGAACGCCGGGAGGGTGAAGTGGCCGGAATCCTCTACATCCGCTTCAGCCTCGAGAAGCTGCGCGGGGCCGAGGCGGCCATGGAGGCGGCCCTCGGAGCGGCGCGAAAAAAGAGCGCCGCCCTCGGAGCGGCGGCCGGAGCCGCGGCCCTGATCGTGGCGGCCCTCGGCATCTACCTGCTGCTCGGGGTCCTGGTGCGCCGCCCCCTCGAACGCCTTCGGGAGATGATGGTCGATCTTGAAGCAGGCCGCCTGGTCAAGCGCCTGGGCATGTCCCAGGGCGACGAGATCGGCCAGACCGCCCACGCCATGGACACCCTCGCCGACAGCCTCCAGAACGAGGTCATCGACTCCCTGCAGAAGCTGGCCAAGGGGGACCTGACCTTCTCCGTCACCCCCCGCTGCGACGAGGACGCCGTGCGCGGGGCCCTGAAGAAACTCGGCGACGATCTCAACGGGCTGATGGGACAGACCCAGACGGCCGGCGACCAGATCGCCATCGGCTCCGCCCAGATCGCCGCCTCCGGCCAGAGCCTGTCCCAGGGGGCCACCCAGTCGGCGGCCGCGGTGGAGCAGATCACCGCCTCGATGACCGAACTCGCCTCCCAGACCCAGACCAATGCCGACAACGCCAACCAGGCCCATTCCCTGTCCGCCGAGGCCCGCAGCGCCGCGGAGATGGGGGGCCAGAAGATGCAGGAAATGAGCGCCGCCATGGAAGAGATCAACCAATCGGGACAGGACATTTCCCGGATAATCCAGGCCATCGACGAGATCGCCTTCCAGACCAACCTGCTGGCCCTCAACGCCGCCATCGAGGCCGCCCGCGCCGGCCAGCACGGCAGGGGCTTCGCTGTCGTGGCCGAGGAGGTGCGCAACCTCGCCGGGCGCAGCGCCAAGGCCGCCCGGGAAACCTCGGAGCTCATCGAAAGCTCGGTGGACAAGACGCAGAAGGGGGCGATGGTCGCCGCCCGGACCGCCGAGGCCCTGGACAGCATGGTGGACAAGGTGACCCGGGTCACCGACCTGATGACCGAAATCGCCGCGGCCTCCAGCGAGCAGGCCCTCGGCATCGGCCAGGTCAACCAGGGACTGGGACAGATCGACCAGGTGACCCAGCAGAACACCGGCAGCGCCGAAGAGAGCGCCGCGGCGGCCGAAGAGCTCTCCGCCCAGGCCGCGCAGCTGCGCGAGAACCTGGCCCGCTTCAAGCTGCGCCCGGACGGCTCCGAAGCGATGCCGGCCCCGGACAGGACCGTCTCCTTCGCCCCCCCCGCCGAGTCGGACGATTCCGGCGGATGGGGCTCCCCGGCACCCGGCGCCCCCGAAGACGAGCCGTTCGGCAACGCCTGAAACGGCCCGATGCGGGGGCTTCGCCAGCCCTTTCAGAAAAAATTCTCTGAACCAACCACGGGAGACAGAACGTGCCAAAACGAAAGACAACCAAAACCAAAGACCAGGGTCCGCTGCCGGGGATCCTGCTGTCGCTCCTCGGCCTGGCGGCGCTGCTCGCGACGGGATGCGGAACCCTGCCGGTGCTGATCCTGGCGGGGGTCTGCGGGGGATGGATGCTCCTGGCCTGGAGCGCCCGCAAATCGAACCGCGCCATGGACCACCGCCAGTGGCGGGAGATCGCCTCGGGGCTCGACGAGCTGACCGGGGAGACCGAGGAGCTCTTTGCCAGCCTCGCCCGGGAATGCACGGCCCAGATCGACAGCCTGAGCGAGGAAAACCGCCAGGTCCGCGAGCTGCTCAACGGGGCCATCGAAAACCTGGTGGGGAGTTTCACCGGACTGGAGGAAAACTCCCGCAGCCAGCAGGAGCTGGTCCACCAGCTCACCCGTTGCAGCGGCAGCCCGCAAAGCGGCGCCGGAAAACAGGAACTGAGCTTCGAGGCCTTTCTCCAGGAAATCGACGGGGTGCTGAAGGTCCTGGTCGACGCCACGGCCAGCAACAGCGGGGCCGCCAAAACACTCGCCGAGCAAATGAAACACGCCAAAGCCGACTTCGACCAGGTCACCAACATGCTCGGAGAGATCAAGAAAATCGCCGACCAGACCAACCTGCTGGCCATCAACGCCGCGGTGGAGGCGGCCCGTGCCGGCCAGCACGGCAAGGGCTTCGCGGTTGTTGCCGGAGAGGTGCGCCAGCTCTCGGTACGGTCCAACACCTTCAGCATGCAGATCGAGACCTCGGTGGAAAACATCGCCGGTTCCCTGCAGGCCGCCGAGGACGCGGTCCACGACATGGCCCGGGAGGGCATGGACCTGGCCCGGCAGTCCCAGGGGAAGGTCGAGCAGATCCTGGAGAAAAACCAGGCATTCAACCACCGGATCGAAAGCTCGGCTCGGGACATCTCGGGCATCGCCGAGCAGGTCAAGGAAGGAGTCGCCGCCGCCGTCACCTCCCTGCAGTTCCACGACCTGCTCTCCCAGATCCTGACCCACATGGACAAACGGGCCGAGCTGATGCGCTCGATGCTGACCGGCCTGGCCGGCGTCACCCTCGTGGGGGCCGGCGCAGACTCCCGCGATCCGGGCCATGACTGCAGCCTTCGGCTGACCGGCATCAAGTCGGGCCTGGCGGAGGCGGCCGCCCTGGTCGAGCGGGTCAAGCACAACCCCGTTTCGCAAAAAAGCATGGACACCGGCACGGTCGAGCTGTTCTAGAGCCGTACCGATTTTTTTTAGACGCCCAAGACTCATTAAAAAGCGAGAGGAGGATCGATCGCCATGAGCAAGCAGATTCTGGCCGTAGACGATTCCAAGTCCATCCTGCAGATGGTGTCATTCACCCTGCAGGGAGCAGGATACCAAGTCGAGGTCGCCGCCGACGGCCAAGCCGCCCTCGAGATGGCCACCCGCAAGAACTACTCCCTGGTCATCACCGACCTCAACATGCCCCGGCTCAACGGCCTGGAGCTGATCAAGTCCCTGCGCGGCAAGCCCCAATACCGCTTCACCCCCCTGCTGATGCTGACCACCGAGGCAAGCCCCGCCTTCAAGACCCAGGGCAAGGCGGCCGGCGCCACCGGCTGGCTGGTCAAACCCTTCGACCCCCAGCAGCTCCTCGGGGTCGTGAAGAAGGTCATCGGCTGATTCCGACCCCCCGATCCCCGGCCCGTGCCGCGGCACGACCCGGGCAACCCAGAGGTGCGACATGTCCAACACGAGTCTGGAGCCAGCCCCCGATGCCCAGGGGAACCACGTCCTGACCCTCGAGGGCGAGGTCACCGTCGAGATCCTTCGCGAGCTGAAAGAGACTCTCGCCGAGAGGCTCGATTCGGCCCGAACCCTCGAGCTCGATTGCGGGAAGGTCACCGGCATCGACGTCTATGCCATCCAGCTGCTCTGCTCCGCCCACCGCTCGGCCATGGCCGCCGGAAAGGGCCTGGGCTTTGCCGGCGACCCGTCCGAGAAATTCCGGGAGATGGTCCGCGTCTGCGGCTTCGAGCGCAAACGGGGCTGCTCCCTGTGCCAGGAAGGGGAGCGCTGTCTCTGGATGGCATGAGCCGCCAACGGCGGAATGCTTCTGCGCACCATGAAACGACTGCCCCAGTGGGGAAAAGGATGACTTTGCCATGATCGATCAACAAAAGGAGATTTTCCGGGAGGAGGCCAACGAGCTGCTCGCCGAACTGGAGACCTCCCTGCTCGAACTGGAGGAGAACAGCGGCGACTCCGAACTGGTCGCCCAGGTCTTTCGGGCCATGCACACCATCAAGGGTTCGGGGGCCATGTTCGGCTTCGACGAAGTCGCCGCCTTCACCCACGAGGTGGAGACGGTCTTCTACCAGGTGCGCAACGGCAAACTCCAGGTCACCAAGGCACTGGTCGACCTCTCCCTCTCCGCCAAGGACCACATCCGCTCCCTGCTGGACGACTCCGGAGAGGATCCCGCTGCGATCTTCAGCCGCGGCCAGGGCCTCGTCGACGGCTTTCGCGGGCTGCTGCCGGGCGCCTGTGAGGCGGACGCAGCCACCCCGGAGCCTGCCGATGCGCCCGCCGCACCCAGGCCCTCCGCCAACGTCACCTACCGCCTGCGCATCCGCCTGCCGAGGGACATCATCATGCGCGGCACCCGGCCCCTCTCCCTGCTGCAGGAACTCGAGGAGCTCGGCCCCTGCCGGCTCGTGGCCCAGACCGGGGACATCCCCCTGCTCGGCGAGATCGACCCCGAGTCCTGTTACGCCTACTGGGAGGGGGCCCTCACCACCGACCGCGGCCTCAACGCCATCCGGGACGTCTTCATCTTCGTCGAGGACGACACCGAACTGACCATCGACGTTATCGACGAAGACGACAACCTGGAGAGCGAGAACGACTACAAGCGTCTCGGGGAGATCCTCATCGAGCGAGGCGACCTCTCCCCCGCCGCCCTGCAGGAGGTCCTCTCCGTACAGAAGCCCCTCGGCGAAATGCTCATGCAGGCCAAGGGGATTCACCCCGACAAGATCGAGGCGGCCCTGGCCGAGCAGCAGCAGGTGCGGGAGATGCGCCAGAAGCGCCAGGACCAGCAGACCGGCGCCACCATCCGGGTCCCCGCAGAACGCCTCGACTTCCTGGTCGACATGGTCGGCGAGCTGGTCACCGTCCAGGCCCGGCTCTCCCAGGCGGCCGCCTCCCGCAACGACCCGGACCTCGTCTCCATCTCCGAAGAGGTGGAGCGCCTCACCGCCGAGCTGCGCGACAGCTCCCTCGACATGCGCATGCTCCCCATCGGCTCCACCTTCAGCAAGTTCAAACGCCTGGTCCGCGACCTCTCCATGGAGCTGGGCAAGCAGATCGAGATGGCCACCGAGGGGGCGGAGACCGAACTCGACAAGACGGTTATCGAGAAGCTCAACGACCCCCTGATCCACCTCATCCGCAACAGCATCGACCACGGCATCGAGACGCCCGAGGACCGTGCCGCCCTCGGCAAGCCGCCCAAGGGGACGGTACACCTGGCCGCCACCCATTCGGGAGACAGCGTCCTGATCACCATCCGCGACGACGGCCGGGGCCTGAACCGTGAGACGATTCTCGCCAAGGCCGTGGAAAAGGGGCTGGTAGCCCAGGACGCCCAGCTCTCCGACCGGGAGCTCTTCGCCAAGATCTTCGCGCCCGGCTTTTCGACGGCCCAGAAGGTCACCGGGGTCTCCGGGCGCGGGGTGGGGATGGACGTGGTCAAGCGAGCCATCGACGCCCTGCAGGGGAGCATCTCCCTAGACAGCGAGCACGGCCTGGGGACGACCGTCACCATCAAGATCCCCCTGACCCTGGCCATCGTCGAGAGCCTCCTGGTCAGCATCGGGGGGGACGCCTTCGTCCTGCCCCTGTCGACCGTCGAGGAGGGCGTCGAGCTCACCCGCCAGGACGTGACCGCGGCCCACGGCCGCAACCTGGCCCACGTGCGCGGCCAGCTCGTCCCCTACATCCCCCTGCGGGAGCAGTTCGCCATGGCCG
The nucleotide sequence above comes from Desulfuromonas sp.. Encoded proteins:
- a CDS encoding chemotaxis protein CheA; this translates as MIDQQKEIFREEANELLAELETSLLELEENSGDSELVAQVFRAMHTIKGSGAMFGFDEVAAFTHEVETVFYQVRNGKLQVTKALVDLSLSAKDHIRSLLDDSGEDPAAIFSRGQGLVDGFRGLLPGACEADAATPEPADAPAAPRPSANVTYRLRIRLPRDIIMRGTRPLSLLQELEELGPCRLVAQTGDIPLLGEIDPESCYAYWEGALTTDRGLNAIRDVFIFVEDDTELTIDVIDEDDNLESENDYKRLGEILIERGDLSPAALQEVLSVQKPLGEMLMQAKGIHPDKIEAALAEQQQVREMRQKRQDQQTGATIRVPAERLDFLVDMVGELVTVQARLSQAAASRNDPDLVSISEEVERLTAELRDSSLDMRMLPIGSTFSKFKRLVRDLSMELGKQIEMATEGAETELDKTVIEKLNDPLIHLIRNSIDHGIETPEDRAALGKPPKGTVHLAATHSGDSVLITIRDDGRGLNRETILAKAVEKGLVAQDAQLSDRELFAKIFAPGFSTAQKVTGVSGRGVGMDVVKRAIDALQGSISLDSEHGLGTTVTIKIPLTLAIVESLLVSIGGDAFVLPLSTVEEGVELTRQDVTAAHGRNLAHVRGQLVPYIPLREQFAMAGETPAIQQIVITQVAGRRVGFVVDHVIGEHHTVIKSLGRLYRDVEGISGATILGDGSVALILDVPKLVREAELLEEGPQRSAI
- a CDS encoding methyl-accepting chemotaxis protein; the protein is MRIGIQLKVSLFLALVLALVFGLNTVVTVWQTTGLLAESAASSKASLKESAFDQARSVFTSLQIGTRGSLQQGDMELFDRLLTDLGAIAQVREIGLADPGGVINYANRPQALATSLDEAFLQKTLSERESLHHEELGDDLLLARPQRLESACLECHEERREGEVAGILYIRFSLEKLRGAEAAMEAALGAARKKSAALGAAAGAAALIVAALGIYLLLGVLVRRPLERLREMMVDLEAGRLVKRLGMSQGDEIGQTAHAMDTLADSLQNEVIDSLQKLAKGDLTFSVTPRCDEDAVRGALKKLGDDLNGLMGQTQTAGDQIAIGSAQIAASGQSLSQGATQSAAAVEQITASMTELASQTQTNADNANQAHSLSAEARSAAEMGGQKMQEMSAAMEEINQSGQDISRIIQAIDEIAFQTNLLALNAAIEAARAGQHGRGFAVVAEEVRNLAGRSAKAARETSELIESSVDKTQKGAMVAARTAEALDSMVDKVTRVTDLMTEIAAASSEQALGIGQVNQGLGQIDQVTQQNTGSAEESAAAAEELSAQAAQLRENLARFKLRPDGSEAMPAPDRTVSFAPPAESDDSGGWGSPAPGAPEDEPFGNA
- a CDS encoding methyl-accepting chemotaxis protein; the protein is MPKRKTTKTKDQGPLPGILLSLLGLAALLATGCGTLPVLILAGVCGGWMLLAWSARKSNRAMDHRQWREIASGLDELTGETEELFASLARECTAQIDSLSEENRQVRELLNGAIENLVGSFTGLEENSRSQQELVHQLTRCSGSPQSGAGKQELSFEAFLQEIDGVLKVLVDATASNSGAAKTLAEQMKHAKADFDQVTNMLGEIKKIADQTNLLAINAAVEAARAGQHGKGFAVVAGEVRQLSVRSNTFSMQIETSVENIAGSLQAAEDAVHDMAREGMDLARQSQGKVEQILEKNQAFNHRIESSARDISGIAEQVKEGVAAAVTSLQFHDLLSQILTHMDKRAELMRSMLTGLAGVTLVGAGADSRDPGHDCSLRLTGIKSGLAEAAALVERVKHNPVSQKSMDTGTVELF
- a CDS encoding chemotaxis protein CheW; the protein is MTSSSNANVLDQGLLGEEEEDTLSGKFLTFRLGREDFGLEIRYVTEIVGLQKITELPDMPGYVKGVINLRGAVIPVIDVRVRFRLEPREYDERTCIVVAQLQNRAMGLVVDQVNEVTEIPAGQIEPPPRAGSASGGGFIQGLGKIGEDVKILLDTEKLLSDQELDLVSSLAAD
- a CDS encoding response regulator — encoded protein: MSKQILAVDDSKSILQMVSFTLQGAGYQVEVAADGQAALEMATRKNYSLVITDLNMPRLNGLELIKSLRGKPQYRFTPLLMLTTEASPAFKTQGKAAGATGWLVKPFDPQQLLGVVKKVIG
- a CDS encoding STAS domain-containing protein, which produces MSNTSLEPAPDAQGNHVLTLEGEVTVEILRELKETLAERLDSARTLELDCGKVTGIDVYAIQLLCSAHRSAMAAGKGLGFAGDPSEKFREMVRVCGFERKRGCSLCQEGERCLWMA